A genomic region of Mesorhizobium sp. NZP2077 contains the following coding sequences:
- a CDS encoding DUF1488 domain-containing protein, translating into MSLTFPNRSRSYDEAGKRIRFVGHDGMFQISFSVAADAMTRMQPATAANEAGYLATFDTQSSAIRDVASKAYDRTRKSMYVLTAADFG; encoded by the coding sequence ATGAGCCTCACCTTCCCCAACCGCAGCCGCAGCTATGACGAAGCCGGCAAGCGCATACGTTTCGTCGGCCATGACGGCATGTTCCAGATTTCCTTCTCGGTCGCCGCCGACGCGATGACCCGGATGCAGCCGGCAACCGCGGCCAACGAGGCCGGCTACCTCGCCACATTCGACACGCAGAGCAGCGCCATCCGCGACGTGGCGTCGAAGGCCTACGACCGCACCCGCAAGAGCATGTATGTGCTGACGGCCGCCGACTTCGGCTGA
- a CDS encoding carbohydrate ABC transporter permease: protein MAQAVSARGKLATRLARHSTGIIASVLFVAPIVWTVLSAFKPAAEARLPPLPPWPTTGFSLENYATLNSFGDGLWASAQNSIYVSVMTVILSVIVSVLAGYGFSRFRFPFKELFFVLILSTIMIPFQSILTPIFLVLTKLGLHNTLTGLVGVYVTLQLPFSIFMMRNAFDAVPREIEEAARMDGASNLTMLLKVMLPLVWPGVVTIALFAFLGAWNEFLAALVLMTDQSKFTLPVMMTALQSGRFGAIDWGAVQAGVTVMMVPCLILFLALQRFYIRGLMAGAIK, encoded by the coding sequence ATGGCGCAGGCGGTATCAGCCCGAGGCAAGCTCGCCACCCGCTTGGCCCGGCACTCCACCGGCATCATCGCCTCGGTGCTGTTCGTGGCGCCGATCGTGTGGACGGTGCTGTCGGCCTTCAAGCCGGCGGCCGAAGCGCGCCTGCCGCCGCTGCCGCCATGGCCGACCACAGGCTTCTCGCTCGAGAACTACGCCACGCTCAACTCCTTCGGCGACGGGCTGTGGGCCTCGGCACAGAACAGCATCTATGTCTCTGTCATGACCGTCATTTTGTCGGTCATCGTCAGCGTGCTCGCCGGCTATGGCTTTTCGCGCTTCCGCTTTCCGTTCAAGGAACTGTTCTTCGTCCTCATCCTGTCGACGATCATGATCCCGTTCCAGTCGATCCTGACGCCGATCTTCCTGGTGCTGACCAAGCTTGGCCTGCACAACACGCTGACCGGCCTGGTCGGCGTCTATGTGACGCTGCAATTGCCGTTCTCGATCTTCATGATGCGCAACGCCTTCGACGCAGTGCCGCGCGAGATCGAGGAAGCCGCCCGCATGGACGGCGCCAGCAACCTCACCATGCTTTTGAAGGTGATGCTGCCGCTGGTCTGGCCAGGCGTCGTCACCATCGCCCTGTTTGCCTTTCTCGGCGCCTGGAACGAGTTCCTCGCCGCCCTGGTGCTGATGACCGACCAGTCGAAATTCACGCTGCCGGTGATGATGACAGCCCTTCAGTCGGGCCGCTTCGGCGCCATCGACTGGGGCGCCGTGCAGGCAGGCGTCACCGTGATGATGGTGCCCTGCCTGATCCTGTTCCTGGCTTTGCAGCGCTTCTACATCCGCGGCCTGATGGCCGGGGCCATCAAATAA
- a CDS encoding DUF1801 domain-containing protein yields the protein MTGSQDSKSPSDLIDGRIKELGDWRGEMLGRLRALIHQADPDVVETWKWRGVPVWEHDGMICTGETYKSVVKLTFAKGAALPDPSRLFNSSLEGNTRRAIDFQQGADIDEAGLKALVRAAVALNTSKAKR from the coding sequence ATGACCGGATCGCAGGACAGCAAATCTCCCTCCGACCTGATCGACGGCAGGATCAAGGAACTTGGCGACTGGCGCGGCGAAATGCTTGGCCGCTTGCGTGCGCTCATTCATCAAGCCGATCCCGATGTGGTCGAGACGTGGAAATGGCGCGGCGTGCCGGTGTGGGAGCATGACGGCATGATCTGCACCGGCGAGACCTACAAGAGCGTCGTCAAGCTGACCTTCGCCAAAGGTGCTGCGCTGCCCGATCCCTCGCGCCTGTTCAACTCCAGCCTCGAAGGGAATACGCGGCGCGCCATCGATTTCCAACAGGGCGCTGATATCGATGAGGCTGGACTGAAGGCGCTGGTGCGGGCTGCGGTGGCGCTGAACACATCCAAGGCCAAACGCTAG
- a CDS encoding glycoside hydrolase family 127 protein — MTASPKTGNPKLAFRPLPVPQVDVHGFWGDRADAVAARTADILYERCVEARMLEQIDPDRPSPGVVIPFHSPSPDEADRQGAEFTGSTVTTQMFWDSDLGKTIETAAYSLYRRKNPELEKKIDAVIDMYGKLQQEDGYLSSWYQRIQPGKRWTNLRDCHELYCAGHLIEGAVAYYQATGKRKLLDIMCRYADHIASVLGPEPGKKKGYCGHEEIELALVKLARVTGETKYMELAKYFIDQRGQQPHYFDEEARARGADPKAYHFKTYEYNQSHRPVREQDKVVGHAVRAMYLYSGMADIATEYGDDTLRVALDRLWDDLTTKNLYITGGLGPSAHNEGFTSDYDLPNESAYAETCAAVGLVFWASRMLGMGPNARYADMMERALYNGSISGLSLDGSLFFYENPLESRGRHNRWKWHRCPCCPPNVGRMVASIGSYFYSLADDALAVHLYGDSTARFDIGGTPVSLSQASHYPWDGAVEITVEPQAPVEFTLHLRIPAWSSSATLHINGEAVDLDDVTSDGYAAIRRSWQKGDRVRLDLEMPIERLYANPEVRQDAGRVALSRGPLIYCVEATDNDSRLHRLTLPRTAGIEAHEAPELLGGVVTLSATARADAGDGWQDGLYRSEPPARVETRLTAIPYFAWDNREPGEMLVWLRDG, encoded by the coding sequence ATGACCGCATCGCCCAAAACCGGAAACCCAAAGCTCGCCTTCCGCCCGCTGCCGGTGCCGCAGGTCGACGTCCACGGCTTCTGGGGCGACCGCGCCGACGCGGTCGCCGCGCGCACCGCCGACATCCTCTACGAGCGCTGTGTCGAAGCGCGTATGCTGGAGCAGATCGACCCGGACCGCCCCTCGCCCGGTGTCGTTATTCCCTTCCACTCGCCCTCGCCCGATGAAGCCGACCGCCAGGGCGCCGAATTTACCGGTTCGACGGTGACGACGCAGATGTTCTGGGATTCCGATCTCGGCAAGACGATCGAGACCGCGGCCTATTCGCTCTACCGGCGCAAGAACCCCGAGCTTGAAAAGAAGATCGATGCCGTCATCGACATGTACGGCAAGCTGCAGCAGGAAGACGGCTATCTCTCCAGCTGGTACCAGCGCATCCAGCCCGGCAAGCGCTGGACAAACCTGCGCGACTGCCACGAGCTCTATTGCGCTGGCCACCTGATCGAGGGCGCCGTCGCCTACTACCAGGCGACCGGCAAGCGCAAGCTGCTCGATATCATGTGCCGCTATGCCGACCACATCGCTTCGGTGCTGGGACCGGAGCCCGGCAAGAAGAAGGGCTATTGCGGCCATGAGGAGATCGAGCTGGCGCTGGTCAAGCTGGCCCGGGTGACCGGCGAGACGAAATACATGGAGCTGGCGAAATACTTCATCGACCAGCGCGGCCAGCAGCCGCATTACTTCGACGAGGAAGCCCGCGCCCGCGGCGCCGACCCGAAGGCCTATCATTTCAAGACCTACGAATACAACCAGTCGCACAGGCCGGTGCGCGAGCAGGACAAGGTCGTCGGCCATGCGGTCAGGGCCATGTACCTCTATTCAGGCATGGCCGACATCGCCACCGAATATGGCGACGACACGCTGCGCGTGGCGCTTGACCGGCTGTGGGACGACCTCACCACCAAGAACCTCTACATCACCGGCGGGCTCGGGCCGTCGGCGCACAATGAGGGTTTTACCAGCGACTACGACCTGCCCAATGAGAGCGCCTATGCCGAGACCTGCGCGGCCGTCGGCCTGGTGTTCTGGGCTAGCCGCATGCTCGGCATGGGGCCGAACGCCCGCTATGCCGACATGATGGAGCGCGCGCTCTACAATGGCTCGATCTCGGGCCTGTCGCTCGACGGCTCGCTGTTCTTCTACGAGAACCCGCTGGAGAGCCGAGGCCGGCACAACAGATGGAAATGGCACCGCTGCCCCTGCTGCCCGCCCAATGTCGGGCGCATGGTCGCCTCGATCGGCAGCTATTTCTACAGCTTGGCCGACGACGCGCTCGCGGTCCACCTCTACGGCGACTCCACCGCCCGCTTCGACATTGGCGGCACTCCCGTCAGCCTTTCCCAAGCGAGCCACTATCCCTGGGATGGCGCCGTGGAGATCACCGTTGAACCGCAAGCGCCGGTGGAATTCACGCTGCATCTGCGCATCCCGGCATGGAGCAGCAGCGCCACGCTTCACATCAATGGCGAGGCGGTCGACCTCGATGACGTGACCAGTGACGGCTATGCCGCCATCCGGCGCAGCTGGCAAAAGGGCGACCGCGTCCGGCTCGACCTCGAAATGCCGATCGAGCGGCTCTACGCCAACCCCGAGGTCCGGCAAGATGCCGGCCGCGTCGCGCTATCACGCGGCCCGCTGATCTACTGCGTCGAGGCGACGGACAATGACAGCCGGCTGCATCGCCTGACACTGCCGCGCACCGCAGGCATAGAGGCGCATGAGGCCCCCGAACTGCTGGGCGGCGTGGTGACGCTTTCAGCCACGGCACGGGCCGATGCCGGCGACGGCTGGCAGGACGGGCTCTATCGCTCCGAGCCGCCAGCCCGTGTCGAGACGCGCCTGACCGCCATCCCCTATTTCGCCTGGGACAATCGCGAGCCCGGCGAGATGCTGGTGTGGCTGCGGGACGGCTGA
- a CDS encoding co-chaperone GroES, with product MKFRPLHDRVVIRRAEGDIKSKGGIIIPDNAKEKPQEGEVVAVGPGARDENGALVPLDVKAGDMILFGKWSGTEVKIDGEDLLIMKEADIMGVIEKSVEAKKAA from the coding sequence ATGAAGTTTCGGCCACTCCACGACCGCGTCGTCATCCGGCGCGCCGAAGGCGATATCAAATCCAAGGGCGGCATCATCATTCCCGACAATGCCAAGGAAAAGCCGCAGGAAGGCGAAGTCGTCGCGGTCGGCCCCGGCGCACGTGACGAAAACGGCGCGCTTGTTCCGCTCGACGTCAAGGCAGGCGACATGATCCTCTTCGGCAAATGGTCGGGCACCGAGGTCAAGATCGATGGTGAGGACCTTCTGATCATGAAGGAAGCCGACATTATGGGCGTCATCGAAAAGAGCGTCGAAGCCAAGAAGGCCGCTTAA
- a CDS encoding sugar ABC transporter permease: MTTITPTAAPPRARRLVGAGRRQWIGLLYVAPAVALVMVFFVIPLGMTAWMSLHNWPLMGEHSFIGLDNYWAILRDTRFWNALRFTGYYTVIVTIAIFAIAFPLAIFIEKPRPLTNLYRTAFFMPAVVGFASASLLWSWLLNVDSGLFSPAAYELGLIEKKFNLLATFQPAFWSIIAMVVWKVAGFTMIILMTGLQSIPQDLQEAAVIDGAGPFARFRAITLPLMRRTLALALILSVAGSILAFDQFYIILRGGPRNQTLTAVYWIFNQSFVSFKLGHGAALSMVLLVILVALSLVQLWLLRKPEGID, encoded by the coding sequence ATGACCACCATCACACCCACCGCCGCCCCACCCCGGGCCAGAAGACTCGTCGGCGCCGGGCGGCGGCAGTGGATCGGCCTGCTCTATGTCGCACCGGCGGTGGCGCTGGTCATGGTGTTCTTCGTCATCCCGCTCGGCATGACGGCGTGGATGTCGCTGCACAACTGGCCGCTGATGGGCGAGCATTCCTTCATCGGCCTCGACAATTACTGGGCGATCCTGCGCGACACCAGGTTCTGGAACGCGCTCAGATTCACCGGCTACTACACGGTGATCGTCACCATCGCGATCTTCGCCATCGCCTTTCCCCTGGCGATCTTCATCGAAAAACCGCGGCCGTTGACCAACCTCTACCGCACCGCCTTCTTCATGCCGGCGGTGGTCGGCTTTGCCTCGGCGAGCCTGCTCTGGTCATGGCTCTTGAACGTCGATTCCGGCCTGTTCAGCCCGGCCGCCTACGAGCTTGGCCTGATCGAGAAGAAGTTCAACCTGCTTGCCACCTTCCAGCCGGCCTTCTGGTCGATCATCGCCATGGTGGTTTGGAAGGTCGCCGGCTTCACCATGATCATCCTGATGACCGGCCTGCAATCGATCCCGCAGGATTTGCAGGAGGCCGCCGTCATCGACGGCGCCGGCCCGTTCGCCAGGTTCCGGGCAATCACCCTGCCGCTGATGCGGCGCACGCTCGCGCTGGCGCTGATCCTGTCGGTGGCCGGCTCGATCCTTGCCTTCGACCAGTTCTACATCATCCTGCGCGGCGGCCCGCGCAACCAGACGCTGACGGCGGTCTACTGGATCTTCAACCAGTCCTTCGTCTCGTTCAAGCTCGGCCATGGCGCCGCACTCTCCATGGTGCTGCTGGTCATCCTGGTGGCGCTCAGCCTCGTCCAGCTATGGCTGCTGCGCAAGCCGGAAGGTATCGACTGA
- a CDS encoding gamma-glutamylcyclotransferase: MSKAISAALGTPLKPTMALTEALVARTMRVVEDAGPTPGMVHMTDADYARFRDEILASAPAGPLRLFAYGSLLWKPAGEVRGGERAVARGWHRSFCFTVQRFRGTFEQPGLMMALDRGGQCQGMVFEIAEPVAENLEVLLRREMTILPAVNVPRWLRVSSESGAGQALGFVVDPANPRYAGKLDKQAVAATLARAVGHWGSGAQYLFETIRHLDACGIRDRNLWQLQELVAREIGRTLSAT, translated from the coding sequence ATGAGTAAGGCCATTTCCGCGGCGTTGGGGACTCCGCTCAAACCAACGATGGCGCTGACCGAGGCGTTGGTGGCGCGGACCATGCGTGTGGTCGAGGATGCCGGACCGACGCCGGGCATGGTCCACATGACCGACGCCGACTATGCGCGGTTTCGCGACGAGATCCTGGCCAGCGCGCCGGCGGGGCCGCTGAGACTGTTCGCCTATGGCTCGCTGCTGTGGAAGCCGGCCGGCGAGGTGAGGGGTGGCGAGAGGGCGGTAGCGCGGGGCTGGCACCGGTCGTTCTGTTTCACCGTACAGCGCTTTCGCGGCACGTTTGAGCAGCCCGGGCTGATGATGGCGCTCGACCGCGGCGGCCAGTGCCAGGGCATGGTGTTCGAGATCGCCGAGCCGGTTGCCGAAAATCTCGAAGTGCTGCTGCGCCGCGAGATGACGATCCTGCCCGCCGTCAACGTGCCGCGCTGGCTGCGGGTCAGCAGCGAGAGCGGGGCGGGCCAGGCGCTCGGCTTCGTCGTCGACCCGGCCAATCCGCGCTATGCCGGCAAGCTGGACAAGCAGGCGGTGGCGGCGACGTTGGCCAGGGCTGTCGGTCACTGGGGGTCGGGCGCGCAATATCTGTTCGAGACGATCCGCCATCTCGACGCCTGCGGCATTCGCGACCGCAATCTGTGGCAGTTGCAGGAACTGGTGGCGCGGGAGATTGGCCGCACCCTTTCTGCCACCTAG
- a CDS encoding LacI family DNA-binding transcriptional regulator — translation MASEPAPVFPKPVTLRDVAAQAGVSVATASKALNDQGRMTAETRERIRETARSLGFRPNSLAQSLLRRRSFTVGLLTNDTYGRFSLPLMSGISDALVDNGVSVFLCNVEEDPRLGQLHVDAMLDKRVDGIIATGKRIDRHLPVDLSNLRVPVIYAFTQPDPDAVAFVSDDAGGARLAVEHFCRLGRRRIAHVSGPASFAVVHARAEAYRDVLAENGLPVTEPLLGSWSEAWGHEAVAQLFDGPKLPNGKHERPDAVFCGNDQIARGVIDALRERGLSVPNDVGVIGFDNWEIVAEATRPPLTSVDMNLVALGREAGLTLLSLVGGQPAAPGIRKLPCRLVVRHSCGHPLDG, via the coding sequence ATGGCATCGGAACCTGCCCCGGTCTTTCCCAAGCCCGTCACCTTGCGTGACGTGGCGGCGCAGGCCGGCGTCAGCGTTGCCACCGCATCGAAGGCGCTCAACGACCAGGGGCGCATGACCGCCGAGACCCGCGAGCGCATCCGCGAGACGGCGCGCAGCCTCGGCTTCCGCCCCAACAGCCTGGCGCAGAGCCTGCTCAGGCGCCGCTCCTTCACCGTCGGCCTGCTCACCAACGACACCTATGGCCGCTTCTCGTTGCCGCTGATGTCGGGCATTTCGGACGCGCTGGTCGACAATGGCGTCTCGGTGTTCCTGTGCAATGTCGAGGAGGATCCGCGCCTTGGCCAACTGCATGTCGACGCCATGCTCGACAAGCGCGTCGACGGCATCATCGCCACCGGCAAGCGCATCGACCGCCATCTGCCTGTCGATCTCTCCAATCTGCGCGTGCCGGTGATCTACGCCTTCACCCAGCCCGATCCCGACGCCGTCGCCTTTGTCTCCGACGATGCCGGCGGCGCGCGGCTGGCGGTCGAGCATTTCTGCCGGCTCGGCCGCAGGCGCATCGCCCATGTCAGCGGGCCGGCGAGCTTTGCCGTGGTGCACGCCCGCGCCGAGGCCTATCGCGACGTGCTCGCCGAAAACGGGCTGCCGGTGACCGAGCCGCTGCTCGGCTCCTGGTCGGAAGCCTGGGGCCATGAGGCGGTGGCGCAATTGTTCGACGGCCCAAAACTGCCCAACGGAAAGCACGAAAGGCCGGACGCCGTCTTCTGCGGCAATGACCAGATCGCGCGCGGCGTCATCGATGCGTTGCGCGAGCGAGGTTTGAGCGTGCCCAATGATGTCGGCGTCATCGGCTTCGACAATTGGGAGATCGTCGCCGAAGCGACCCGCCCGCCGTTGACCTCGGTCGACATGAACCTCGTCGCCCTCGGGCGCGAGGCGGGCCTGACCCTGCTTTCACTGGTCGGTGGCCAGCCCGCCGCGCCGGGCATTCGAAAACTGCCGTGCCGGCTGGTGGTACGGCATTCCTGCGGCCATCCGCTGGATGGCTGA
- a CDS encoding acyltransferase family protein: MNSPMRMPWVDTAKGLSIILVVMMYSAYNTGEYTGGVGFLHYVIGFATPFRMPEFFLISGLFLSQVIDRPWRRYIDRRVVHYLYFYVLWAIISIGLKIGIFSRDPSGMLHDLAMAVVQPYGVLWFIYMLAVFGLVAKLLRQYRVPAWIVIAPAAALQMWAPHPDSYALEQFAAYFVFFYLGFVLAPLVFRLVEWTQPRPMLAVAGLALWAVVNGLLVYSPGYAMQPVGMQMGLAAWPPLHLTLAVAGAVALCVLGGFLCTFASMEWLRWLGEHSLVVYVAFTIPMSLFRGAALASGLLTNTGMLSLAVLLVSIISPVVLYLIIQRVGFGMFLFERPAWAHIDNSAPQAAPKSALPAGAQSGRT; this comes from the coding sequence ATGAACAGCCCGATGCGCATGCCGTGGGTGGACACGGCCAAAGGTCTCTCGATCATCCTCGTGGTCATGATGTACTCGGCCTACAACACCGGTGAGTACACGGGCGGCGTCGGTTTCCTCCACTATGTCATCGGCTTCGCGACGCCGTTTCGCATGCCGGAATTCTTCTTGATCTCGGGCCTGTTCCTGTCGCAGGTGATCGACCGGCCGTGGCGGCGCTATATCGACCGGCGCGTCGTCCACTATCTCTATTTCTACGTGCTGTGGGCGATCATCTCGATCGGGCTGAAAATCGGCATCTTCAGCCGGGATCCCAGCGGCATGCTGCACGACCTCGCAATGGCCGTCGTCCAGCCCTATGGCGTGCTGTGGTTCATCTACATGCTGGCGGTGTTCGGCCTTGTCGCCAAACTTCTGCGGCAGTATCGCGTGCCGGCCTGGATCGTCATTGCGCCCGCCGCCGCCCTGCAGATGTGGGCGCCGCATCCCGACAGCTACGCGCTTGAACAATTCGCGGCCTATTTCGTGTTTTTCTACCTTGGCTTCGTGCTGGCTCCGTTGGTGTTCCGCCTCGTCGAATGGACGCAACCCCGCCCGATGCTGGCCGTCGCCGGCCTGGCTTTGTGGGCTGTTGTCAATGGCCTCCTCGTCTATTCGCCGGGCTATGCCATGCAGCCGGTCGGCATGCAGATGGGGCTGGCGGCATGGCCGCCGCTGCATCTCACCTTGGCCGTCGCAGGCGCCGTGGCGCTGTGCGTGCTTGGCGGCTTCCTCTGCACATTCGCCAGCATGGAATGGCTGCGCTGGCTGGGGGAACATTCGCTGGTCGTCTATGTCGCCTTCACCATCCCGATGTCGCTCTTCCGTGGCGCGGCGCTGGCCAGCGGCCTTTTGACCAACACCGGCATGCTCAGCCTGGCGGTGCTGCTGGTCTCGATCATCAGCCCGGTGGTGCTCTACCTCATCATCCAACGCGTGGGCTTCGGCATGTTCCTGTTCGAACGGCCGGCCTGGGCGCATATCGATAACAGCGCGCCGCAAGCGGCGCCGAAATCGGCGCTGCCTGCTGGCGCGCAATCGGGCCGGACATAG
- a CDS encoding sugar ABC transporter substrate-binding protein produces MRNLIAKLALTAAVLGSGLGAAAADTANIWVRADGSNFMPKIVDAYNKAHKDQIKLDIIPNAEIIPKYGAAAAGGTAPDALSLDLIYTPSFAASGQLEDITDWAKSLPYFASLSPAHVKTGTYKDHIYGLPFSADASVLIWNKKLFKQAGLDPEKGPTNWAEIAADAEKVNALGGNIKGFYFSGNCGGCNIFTFTPLIWASGGDILSEDGSKATLDSPQLRGAIDLYRSMVKKDLVPAGAQTDTGANFFAAFAAGNIGISPSGAFAIGALNTQYPNVDYGVTFLPGKDGGWSSFAGGDNFVVTKGTKKLAVVKEFLDFAYSLEGQTILAKYGSLPVRGDIAKDALKDLDPRYQIAAEAMAKGKTPYSVVFNDLINSANGPWTQMINEVFFGDDVDGAIANAQETMQSIIDQAPQK; encoded by the coding sequence ATGAGGAACCTGATTGCCAAACTGGCCCTGACCGCTGCCGTGCTGGGCAGTGGCCTCGGCGCTGCCGCCGCCGACACCGCCAACATCTGGGTGCGCGCCGACGGCTCGAATTTCATGCCGAAGATCGTCGACGCCTATAACAAGGCGCACAAGGACCAGATCAAGCTCGACATCATCCCCAATGCCGAGATCATTCCGAAATACGGCGCTGCCGCCGCCGGCGGCACGGCGCCCGATGCGCTGTCGCTCGACCTGATCTACACGCCCTCCTTCGCTGCCTCCGGCCAGTTGGAGGACATCACCGACTGGGCGAAGTCCCTGCCCTATTTCGCCAGCCTGTCGCCGGCGCATGTCAAGACCGGCACCTACAAGGACCACATTTACGGCCTGCCCTTCTCGGCCGATGCCTCGGTGCTGATCTGGAACAAGAAGCTGTTCAAGCAGGCCGGCCTCGACCCCGAAAAAGGCCCGACCAACTGGGCCGAGATCGCCGCCGACGCCGAAAAGGTCAACGCGCTCGGCGGCAACATCAAGGGCTTCTACTTCTCCGGCAATTGCGGCGGCTGCAACATCTTCACATTCACGCCGCTGATCTGGGCCTCGGGCGGCGATATCCTCTCGGAAGACGGCTCGAAAGCGACGCTGGACAGCCCGCAATTGCGCGGCGCCATCGACCTCTACCGCTCGATGGTCAAGAAGGACCTGGTGCCGGCAGGCGCGCAGACCGACACCGGCGCCAATTTCTTTGCCGCCTTTGCCGCCGGCAATATCGGCATCTCGCCATCAGGTGCCTTCGCCATCGGCGCGCTCAACACGCAATACCCGAATGTCGATTACGGCGTCACTTTCCTGCCGGGCAAGGATGGCGGCTGGTCGTCCTTTGCCGGCGGCGACAATTTCGTCGTCACCAAGGGCACCAAGAAGCTCGCTGTGGTGAAGGAGTTTCTGGACTTCGCCTATTCGCTCGAGGGCCAGACCATCCTGGCGAAATATGGCAGCCTGCCGGTGCGCGGCGACATCGCCAAGGATGCGCTGAAAGATCTCGACCCGCGCTACCAGATCGCCGCCGAGGCCATGGCCAAGGGCAAGACGCCCTACTCGGTGGTGTTCAACGATCTGATCAACTCCGCCAACGGCCCGTGGACGCAGATGATCAACGAAGTCTTCTTCGGCGACGATGTCGACGGCGCAATAGCGAACGCACAGGAGACCATGCAGTCGATCATCGACCAGGCGCCGCAGAAGTAA
- a CDS encoding metalloregulator ArsR/SmtB family transcription factor, with amino-acid sequence MPDAHDTLFRTLADPTRRAIFERLCRQGEQTVGALTSQSGVSQPAVSKHLGLLKQAGLVRDRHEGRQTHYSAQLGALAPLMDWTREMAGFWESRFDDLEDLLKRMDQ; translated from the coding sequence ATGCCGGACGCTCATGACACGCTCTTCAGGACGCTCGCCGACCCGACCAGGCGGGCGATCTTCGAACGGCTGTGCCGCCAGGGGGAGCAGACGGTGGGGGCGTTGACGAGCCAGTCCGGCGTCTCGCAGCCGGCGGTGTCGAAGCATCTCGGCTTGCTCAAGCAGGCCGGGCTGGTGCGCGACCGCCATGAGGGCCGCCAGACGCATTACAGCGCGCAGCTCGGTGCGCTGGCGCCGCTGATGGACTGGACACGTGAGATGGCCGGGTTCTGGGAGAGCCGGTTCGACGATCTCGAGGATTTGCTCAAAAGGATGGACCAGTGA
- a CDS encoding VOC family protein, with the protein MKIKLTSIHVDDQEKALAFYTGVLGLAKKADFSNGPFRWLTVTSPDEPEGTELQLALNDNPAARAYQMAMFEQGQPAVMFFTDDIKGDHERITANGGTFSMAPTEVTGSTIAKLNDGCGNLIQITQLARC; encoded by the coding sequence ATGAAGATCAAACTGACCAGCATCCATGTCGATGACCAGGAAAAGGCGCTTGCCTTCTACACCGGTGTGCTCGGCCTGGCCAAGAAGGCCGATTTCAGCAACGGCCCGTTCCGCTGGCTGACGGTCACCTCGCCGGACGAACCCGAAGGCACCGAGCTGCAGCTGGCGCTCAACGACAATCCGGCGGCCAGGGCCTACCAGATGGCGATGTTCGAGCAGGGCCAGCCGGCGGTGATGTTCTTCACCGACGACATCAAGGGCGACCATGAGCGCATCACGGCCAATGGCGGCACGTTCAGCATGGCGCCGACCGAGGTGACCGGCTCGACCATCGCCAAGCTGAACGATGGATGCGGCAATCTCATCCAGATCACCCAGCTGGCGCGCTGCTAG
- a CDS encoding DUF6500 family protein, producing MRASLRQKILEVCDRKISEKGPAVGVSFYAFFANRNDDPELLMEAAEWWIRTHRLDHFEKAAKIRTMIEGTEL from the coding sequence GTGAGAGCGAGCCTGAGGCAAAAGATACTGGAGGTCTGCGACCGCAAGATCTCCGAAAAAGGGCCCGCCGTCGGCGTGTCGTTCTACGCGTTTTTCGCCAACAGGAACGACGACCCCGAACTGCTGATGGAAGCAGCGGAATGGTGGATCAGAACCCACCGCCTCGATCATTTCGAAAAGGCCGCCAAGATACGCACGATGATCGAGGGCACGGAGCTTTAA
- a CDS encoding SRPBCC domain-containing protein, with amino-acid sequence MNDSAQETRTVVVERQISHPPEKLWRALTQPHLIEEWLMKNDFKPDVGHRFNISADWGGVLDCEVLAVEPNKTLSYTWNLAHPDPAFDLRSVVTFTLTPTSTGTHLRMEQSGFRPDQRRAYGGARTGWPQFFEKLEQLLDRTD; translated from the coding sequence GTGAACGATAGTGCCCAGGAAACCCGCACTGTCGTCGTCGAGCGGCAGATTTCCCATCCGCCTGAAAAACTCTGGCGCGCGCTGACGCAACCGCATCTGATCGAGGAGTGGCTGATGAAGAATGATTTCAAGCCTGATGTCGGCCACCGCTTCAACATCAGCGCGGATTGGGGTGGCGTGCTCGACTGCGAGGTGCTGGCCGTCGAGCCGAACAAGACGCTGTCCTACACCTGGAACCTCGCGCATCCGGATCCGGCCTTTGATCTCAGGAGCGTGGTGACCTTCACGCTGACCCCGACATCAACCGGAACCCATCTGCGCATGGAGCAATCCGGCTTCCGGCCCGATCAGCGGCGGGCCTATGGCGGCGCCAGAACCGGCTGGCCGCAATTCTTCGAGAAGCTGGAGCAGCTTCTCGACCGGACAGACTGA